In Lycium ferocissimum isolate CSIRO_LF1 chromosome 11, AGI_CSIRO_Lferr_CH_V1, whole genome shotgun sequence, a single genomic region encodes these proteins:
- the LOC132038455 gene encoding acyltransferase Pun1-like: MAASRLISVSKKLNKPFSPTPSPLKYFKLSLLDQVLGNMYMPLAFFYPKKPAQISQILETSLSKFLTSYYPFAGRLRDNIFIDCNDKEARLINVHYDCPMSENVNLPDTGPKYLPFAKGMTWNHSADEDSLVVAQLSNFDCGGIAISACISHKLGDASTLCKFMSNWAITTKFIGMKGPSPMLIGSSIFPPSKNVPLTKPMIASQIQLTTTNRYLFSSSKLNALKAMISSQSGVQNPSRVEVASALLHKCAIAASKTTSGSFKSSILNQFANLRSRMVPPLPQSSVGNIISSMSILTTKEEDVTLASVFKELRKEKEIFKKKDPIKENQLLSALGNFDKQQEMPSSA; this comes from the coding sequence ATGGCTGCATCAAGACTTATTTCAGTTTCCAAAAAACTTAACAAGCCCTTTTCTCCAACCCCTTCTCCACTAAAATATTTTAAGCTCTCTTTACTTGATCAAGTCCTTGGTAATATGTACATGCCTTTGGCCTTCTTTTATCCTAAAAAACCTGCCCAAATATCTCAAATTCTTGAGACTtctctgtcaaaatttttgaCTTCTTACTATCCATTTGCCGGAAGACTTAGAGATAACATCTTTATTGATTGTAATGACAAGGAAGCTAGACTCATAAACGTTCATTACGATTGTCCCATGTCTGAAAACGTCAATCTTCCTGACACCGGTCCTAAATATTTACCTTTCGCCAAAGGTATGACATGGAACCATAGTGCGGATGAAGATAGTTTAGTTGTGGCTCAATTAAGCAACTTTGATTGTGGAGGAATAGCCATAAGTGCATGCATATCGCACAAGCTTGGCGATGCATCCACTTTATGCAAATTTATGAGTAATTGGGCTATCACAACAAAATTTATAGGCATGAAAGGTCCATCACCTATGTTAATTGGTTCATCAATTTTCCCTCCAAGTAAAAATGTTCCTTTAACCAAACCTATGATTGCGTCCCAAATACAACTTACAACAACTAATAGgtaccttttctcttcttcaaaGCTTAATGCCCTCAAGGCCATGATATCATCTCAATCAGGTGTACAAAATCCTTCTCGAGTCGAAGTAGCCTCAGCACTACTACACAAGTGTGCTATAGCAGCTTCAAAAACGACTTCGGGCTCATTTAAATCATCCATTTTAAACCAATTTGCTAATTTGCGATCAAGAATGGTGCCACCTCTTCCACAAAGCTCAGTTGGTAACATTATCTCAAGCATGTCTATTCTAACAACTAAAGAAGAAGATGTGACACTAGCAAGTGTTTTCAAAGAGTtaagaaaggagaaagaaatattcaagaaaaaggatccCATTAAAGAGAATCAGCTATTGTCAGCACTAGGGAACTTTGACAAGCAACAAGAAATGCCATCAAGTGCTTAG